A single window of Salvia splendens isolate huo1 chromosome 8, SspV2, whole genome shotgun sequence DNA harbors:
- the LOC121744869 gene encoding vacuolar protein sorting-associated protein 28 homolog 2-like, which produces MEVKLWNDKREREMYENFAELFAIIKATEKLEKAYVRDVISPAEYEVECQKLIAHFRTLSSTLKDIVPSVERFHDTYQMDCPAAINRLVTSGVPATVEHRAAAATTHTTSAAIVAECVQNFITAMDSLKLNMVAVDQVHPLLSDLSASLNKLSILPHDFEGKTKMRDWIARLSKMGAADELTEQQARQLHFDLESSYNSFMAALPTAGT; this is translated from the coding sequence ATGGAGGTTAAGCTATGGAACGACAAGCGCGAAAGGGAGATGTATGAAAATTTCGCTGAGCTCTTTGCGATTATTAAGGCAACCGAGAAGCTTGAGAAAGCTTATGTGCGGGACGTGATATCTCCAGCGGAGTATGAGGTCGAATGCCAAAAGTTGATCGCCCATTTCAGAACGCTGTCTTCCACGTTGAAAGACATTGTGCCTAGCGTTGAGAGGTTTCACGATACTTACCAGATGGATTGTCCTGCAGCCATAAACCGGCTTGTGACATCTGGGGTTCCTGCAACCGTTGAGCACagggcggctgctgccacaaCACATACTACATCGGCTGCCATTGTGGCCGAATGCGTGCAGAATTTTATTACTGCTATGGACTCCTTGAAATTAAACATGGTTGCTGTTGATCAGGTCCACCCGCTCTTGTCTGATCTCTCTGCTTCTCTCAATAAGCTTTCTATATTGCCACATGATTTTGAGGGGAAGACAAAGATGCGGGATTGGATTGCCAGGTTATCGAAAATGGGTGCAGCAGATGAGCTTACTGAGCAGCAGGCTCGGCAGCTGCACTTCGACCTGGAATCATCTTACAACTCATTCATGGCAGCACTGCCAACTGCAGGGACATAG
- the LOC121744868 gene encoding N6-mAMP deaminase-like produces the protein MDWCVSMPKIELHAHLNGSIRDSTLLELARELGEKGAIIFSDVEHVILKSDRALNEVFKMFDLIHVITTDHKTVARITKEVIEDFAADNVVYLELRTTPKRNDSKAMSKRSYVEAVLEGIRSVNSVEVDLSGELKTGAFAHSHSVDGLCNGIGSKKIYVRLLLSIDRRETAEAAMETVELAMELKDFGVVGIDLCGNPNVGQWLTFLPALEFAKKQGLPITLHCGEVPNPVEIHAMLDFLPKRIGHACCLEDEDWKLLKRLEIPVEICLTSNIKTETIASADVHHFADLYKSNHPLILCTDDCGVFSTSLSAEYALASSAFGLGKREMFQLAQKAIDFIFASERVKEDLKATFASAHTKLNL, from the exons ATGGACTGGTGTGTGTCAATGCCCAAAATTGAACTTCACGCGCATCTTAATGGCTCAATCAGGGACTCCACATTGCT GGAGCTTGCTAGGGAACTAGGGGAGAAAGGTGCTATCATTTTCTCAGACGTCGAGCATGTTATTCTGAAAA GCGATCGAGCTCTGAATGAAGTATTCAAGATGTTTGATCTGATTCATGTTATTACAACCGACCACAAAACTGTTGCTAGGATAACAAAAGAG GTTATTGAGGATTTTGCTGCAGACAATGTCGTCTACCTGGAATTAAGAACGACTCCGAAG AGGAATGATTCTAAAGCTATGAGCAAGCGCTCATACGTGGAAGCAGTTCTAGAGGGCATAAGATCTGTCAATTCAGTTGAGGTAGATCTTTCTGGTGAACTGAAGACAGGTGCTTTTGCACATTCTCATTCCGTGGATGGTTTATGCAATGGCATTGGAAGCAAGAAGATATATGTGAGGCTACTTCTAAGTATCGATCGCCGTGAGACAGCTGAAGCTGCTATGGAAACT GTGGAGCTTGCTATGGAACTCAAAGATTTTGGGGTAGTGGGCATAGATCTTTGTGGCAACCCTAATGTTGGTCAATG GCTGACGTTTTTACCAGCATTAGAATTTGCTAAAAAGCAAGGCCTTCCAATTACCTTACATTGTGGAGAG GTACCCAATCCAGTTGAAATTCATGCAATGCTAGATTTTCTTCCCAAGAGAATCGGGCATGCCTGTTGCCTTGAAGATGAAGACTGGAAGCTTTTGAAAAGACTTGAAATTCCA GTGGAGATTTGTTTGACATCCAACATTAAAACTGAAACTATTGCTTCTGCAGATGTTCACCACTTTG CTGATCTATACAAATCAAACCATCCTCTGATTTTGTGCACTGATGATTGTGGGGTCTTCTCTACCAGTCTATCTGCTGAGTATGCCCTTGCCTCATCTGCCTTTG GTCTTGGAAAGAGGGAGATGTTTCAGCTTGCGCAAAAAGCCATAGACTTCATTTTCGCAAGTGAGAGAGTAAAGGAAGATTTGAAGGCTACTTTTGCCTCAGCTCACACCAAACTCAACTTGTAA